The following are encoded together in the Proteiniphilum saccharofermentans genome:
- a CDS encoding SDR family NAD(P)-dependent oxidoreductase, with amino-acid sequence MRKKTILITGATRGMGKAAALALAKQGHHIIITGRKEYETVQVQQEIILESDNPHVDYLLADLSLLGNIHQLAERFKQRFDGLDILIHNAGGIFGKERMETADAIEKTIALNFVAPYLLTALLTDELQKHSDARIVFTASDGHSSMAKPDFEDIELKQGYTAGRAYGNAKLFLIMMSQELDRKFKETGIDITVNSLHPGVVINQKMVEDAKRRGFLGKAIMLPLMRLLMKTAEQGADTIVYLASSEEVEDTSGLYFYNRKPKKVNKKYISVETKEIIWNYCETITGVKLFT; translated from the coding sequence ATGAGAAAAAAAACAATTTTGATCACAGGTGCGACACGGGGCATGGGTAAAGCCGCGGCATTGGCCTTAGCAAAACAAGGGCACCATATTATTATCACGGGTCGTAAAGAGTACGAAACCGTTCAGGTACAACAGGAGATCATTTTAGAAAGCGATAACCCTCATGTTGATTATCTTTTAGCCGATTTGTCACTGCTGGGTAATATCCATCAATTGGCAGAAAGGTTCAAGCAGCGCTTTGACGGATTAGACATACTCATCCACAATGCAGGAGGCATTTTTGGTAAGGAAAGGATGGAGACTGCCGACGCGATAGAAAAGACCATTGCCTTAAATTTCGTCGCACCTTACTTGTTGACCGCGTTACTTACCGACGAGCTACAAAAGCATTCCGATGCGCGCATTGTATTTACAGCTTCGGATGGACATAGTTCTATGGCAAAACCCGACTTTGAGGATATAGAATTAAAACAGGGGTACACCGCCGGAAGGGCTTATGGGAATGCAAAACTCTTCTTGATCATGATGTCTCAGGAATTAGACCGGAAGTTTAAAGAGACAGGTATTGATATTACCGTCAACTCACTTCATCCCGGTGTGGTGATAAACCAGAAAATGGTGGAAGATGCGAAAAGAAGAGGCTTTTTAGGAAAAGCAATCATGCTTCCTCTGATGCGGTTGCTGATGAAAACAGCAGAACAGGGAGCGGATACCATTGTTTATCTCGCTTCTTCGGAAGAGGTGGAAGATACCAGCGGCTTGTATTTTTACAACCGCAAACCTAAGAAGGTAAATAAGAAATATATTTCGGTGGAGACAAAAGAGATCATTTGGAACTATTGCGAGACGATAACAGGAGTAAAATTATTCACATAA
- a CDS encoding UDP-3-O-acyl-N-acetylglucosamine deacetylase, with product MQQRTIKEAFSANGKGLHTGLKTTITFRPAPVDFGYRIKRIDLEGSPVITASAENVMNTQRCTVLSVDGIQVAMIEHALAALYGCEIDNCLIEIDSPEFPILDGSAIEYVNNIHRVGFEEQSKERIYYEVDQNIEYFDAETGSYLILMPSDRFSVHVQIAFDSEVLPVQKAFLENLSDFKDEVSMCRTFVFIREIESLLKTGLIKGGDLDNAIVIYDQLIQQKELDRLADVMGIERRKIDKTGYIVNRPLLFPNEPARHKLLDVIGDIALVGRFIKGRIIANRPGHRINNLFARNIIEQIETKPVFEMHANFL from the coding sequence ATGCAACAAAGAACTATAAAAGAAGCCTTTTCCGCCAATGGGAAAGGATTACACACAGGGTTAAAAACTACTATCACATTTCGTCCCGCACCTGTAGATTTCGGGTACAGGATAAAGCGGATTGATCTTGAGGGAAGTCCGGTAATTACGGCTTCCGCCGAAAATGTGATGAATACGCAGAGATGTACCGTCTTATCTGTAGATGGAATACAGGTTGCCATGATAGAACATGCGTTGGCTGCGCTTTACGGATGCGAGATTGATAATTGCCTGATTGAAATTGACTCACCTGAATTTCCGATACTGGACGGGAGTGCCATTGAATATGTGAATAATATCCACAGGGTAGGTTTCGAAGAGCAGTCTAAAGAGAGGATCTACTATGAGGTGGATCAAAATATTGAATATTTCGATGCAGAAACGGGATCATACCTGATATTAATGCCCTCCGACAGATTTAGCGTCCATGTGCAGATAGCATTCGACTCGGAGGTTTTACCTGTACAAAAGGCCTTTCTGGAAAATTTATCCGATTTTAAAGATGAGGTCTCGATGTGCAGGACATTTGTCTTTATAAGAGAGATTGAAAGTCTCCTGAAAACCGGATTGATTAAGGGCGGGGACCTGGATAACGCAATTGTCATTTACGATCAACTCATTCAACAGAAGGAATTGGATCGGTTGGCCGATGTCATGGGTATAGAGAGGAGAAAGATTGATAAAACCGGATATATAGTAAACAGGCCGCTTTTGTTTCCTAATGAACCCGCAAGGCATAAATTACTGGATGTTATCGGGGATATAGCCCTTGTCGGCAGGTTTATCAAAGGAAGAATAATCGCGAATCGTCCCGGTCACCGGATTAATAACCTGTTCGCAAGGAATATAATTGAACAGATCGAAACGAAGCCTGTCTTTGAGATGCATGCAAATTTTTTATAG
- a CDS encoding thioredoxin family protein, whose amino-acid sequence MDNNHSFYFRPWHFLLAIVIFVVLTGIVAQKKVKDIPLSEKDNSILTELHEINLDKKGITFLFFYRKDSELCQKMRYNIEQLDAENLHGIHFYAMDIEENAEYYYKYNISGIPNLLIFNGDIEIKRVMGVVSTNNLEKIVNRIKPY is encoded by the coding sequence ATGGATAATAATCACTCTTTTTATTTTAGACCCTGGCACTTTTTACTGGCAATCGTGATATTCGTTGTACTGACAGGAATTGTAGCCCAGAAAAAAGTGAAGGATATTCCCTTGTCGGAAAAAGACAATTCGATTTTGACAGAATTGCATGAAATTAATCTGGATAAAAAAGGTATAACCTTTCTGTTTTTCTATCGGAAAGATTCCGAATTGTGCCAAAAGATGCGGTACAACATAGAGCAATTGGATGCAGAGAATCTTCACGGTATTCATTTCTATGCCATGGATATTGAAGAGAATGCCGAATATTATTATAAATACAATATCTCAGGGATTCCCAACCTGTTAATATTCAACGGAGATATCGAAATAAAACGGGTCATGGGCGTTGTGTCCACCAATAATTTAGAAAAAATAGTGAATAGGATAAAACCCTATTGA
- a CDS encoding PG0541 family transporter-associated protein → MKAVMITLDQAHYDEIVGNLSSLNIRGFTSWKEVHGRGSKTGEPHYGSHAWPSVNKAILTIVEDDRVKLLLDYLRKLDEESPNLGLRAFVWSVEDMI, encoded by the coding sequence ATGAAAGCAGTAATGATAACTTTAGACCAGGCGCACTACGATGAGATCGTGGGCAACCTGAGTTCACTCAATATACGCGGATTCACTTCATGGAAAGAGGTGCACGGACGGGGAAGCAAGACCGGAGAACCGCATTACGGTTCCCACGCGTGGCCTTCGGTGAACAAGGCCATCCTTACTATCGTGGAGGACGACCGGGTGAAGCTGTTGCTGGACTATCTGAGGAAACTCGATGAAGAGTCGCCCAACCTGGGTCTCCGTGCCTTCGTATGGAGCGTGGAAGATATGATATGA
- a CDS encoding efflux RND transporter permease subunit produces MKIYETAVKNPVGTSLIFIGVVLIGFLFYRQLPIDLYPNIDMNIVSVMTSYSGAGAEDVETNVTRPLEDVLNSTEKLKEITSQSRDGMSMIMLEFEFGTDMDAVMNDVRDKVSLISGFLPDGTEDPMILKFSSDMIPVVVLSATAQESSGALYKILDEQVANPLNRISGVGTVSVSGAPQREIQVNVVPEKLEAYNISLEQIAQVIATENVNVPAGNFDIGTQTYMLRLEGEFKNSRDLNNIIVGNNQGRAIYLRDVASVKDTLESRIQENYTNGQRSASIVVQKQSGANTAAIADAVKAQLPVLEKSLPPDIKLVTVMDTSDYIKVSINSLLETIVLALIIVGIIVLFFLGRWRATIIIMVTIPISLIGSFIYLYLTGNSINIISLSALSITIGMVVDDAIVVLENITSHIERGSRVRQAAVYGTEEVSLSVIASTLTIIAVFLPMTMVGGFAGVMFKQLGWMVTIIISLSLIIALTLTPMMSAKMMRSNKDAKASGFDKWYSRRVLPLLNGIDHAYARLVNWVARRRRLTLLGVLVVFIISVVVSAVTLKTEFMPASDNNEIGITVEMPTGTRMEVAREAGHRIARGMQEKYPEIEIISFSVGAASEDNTWAAMQDNASNIMTYTMRLTEAKNRKKTIYDISDEIRQDLANMPELHRFRVMPGGGDMGMTGGSNVALNIYGYDLAATDQLAAEMRTKLEGVKGLRDITVSRKDYRMEYQIQFDREKLALNGLNMSTAANAIRNRINGLVMSRFREEGEEYDIRVRYEEQYRQSIEDIENILIYNTMGAGVRVRDLGTVIETSTLPQIDRQDRQRIVTVTGTIYGRALSEVVTDVNTIMAEADLPAGVQMEIGGSLEDQQESFSQLGLLLMIVSLLVYIVLASQFESLTYPFMIILTVPFAFTGSILFLALTGEPLGIMGFVGLIMLVGMVVKNAIVLIDYINLNRERGMSIITAVVHGGRSRLRPVLMTTLTTILGMVPLAIGTGQGSEMWKSLGISIIGGMTFSTIITLILIPALYSMMAGYGVRRRRRKHRRAVLIG; encoded by the coding sequence ATGAAAATATATGAAACTGCGGTAAAAAATCCCGTGGGAACATCATTAATATTTATCGGTGTTGTGCTGATAGGGTTTTTGTTCTACAGGCAGCTGCCTATAGACCTCTATCCCAATATCGACATGAATATTGTCTCGGTCATGACCTCCTATTCGGGGGCAGGTGCCGAGGATGTGGAGACCAATGTAACCCGTCCGCTTGAAGATGTCCTGAACTCTACCGAGAAACTGAAAGAAATTACATCACAATCGAGGGACGGTATGTCAATGATCATGCTGGAGTTCGAATTCGGTACAGATATGGATGCCGTGATGAACGATGTGCGGGATAAGGTATCTCTGATATCGGGCTTTTTGCCTGACGGTACGGAAGATCCCATGATCCTGAAGTTCAGCTCTGACATGATACCGGTAGTAGTGCTCTCTGCCACTGCACAAGAGAGCTCGGGAGCACTGTATAAGATACTCGACGAACAGGTGGCCAACCCGCTCAACCGTATTTCGGGTGTGGGTACCGTTTCCGTCAGTGGTGCCCCCCAAAGGGAGATACAGGTGAATGTGGTACCTGAAAAACTGGAGGCATACAATATTTCCCTGGAACAGATCGCACAAGTGATCGCCACTGAAAATGTGAATGTCCCTGCCGGTAATTTCGATATCGGCACGCAGACCTATATGTTACGTCTCGAGGGAGAATTCAAGAACAGCCGCGACCTGAACAATATCATTGTGGGTAACAACCAGGGACGCGCCATCTATCTGCGGGATGTGGCATCGGTGAAAGATACACTGGAGTCCCGTATACAGGAGAATTATACCAACGGACAGCGGAGTGCTTCCATCGTGGTACAGAAACAGTCGGGTGCCAACACCGCAGCGATTGCTGATGCGGTAAAAGCACAGTTGCCTGTGCTGGAAAAGAGTCTTCCGCCCGATATCAAGCTTGTTACGGTAATGGATACTTCCGATTATATTAAAGTATCCATCAATAGTTTGCTGGAGACGATCGTGCTGGCACTTATTATCGTCGGTATCATCGTGCTTTTCTTCCTGGGGCGGTGGCGTGCCACCATCATTATCATGGTGACCATACCCATCTCGCTGATCGGATCGTTTATCTATCTCTATCTCACCGGCAATAGCATCAATATAATCTCGCTCTCAGCCCTTTCCATCACCATCGGGATGGTGGTGGACGATGCCATTGTGGTGTTGGAAAACATTACTTCCCATATTGAGCGGGGGAGCCGTGTCAGACAGGCTGCTGTGTACGGTACGGAAGAAGTATCCCTTTCCGTAATCGCCTCTACACTGACCATTATTGCGGTATTCTTACCGATGACCATGGTCGGTGGTTTTGCCGGTGTGATGTTCAAGCAGTTGGGATGGATGGTGACCATCATAATTTCTCTGTCGCTGATCATAGCCTTGACACTTACCCCGATGATGAGTGCGAAGATGATGCGCTCGAACAAGGATGCCAAGGCGTCCGGTTTCGACAAATGGTATAGTAGAAGAGTACTTCCGTTGCTCAACGGAATCGATCATGCTTACGCCCGATTGGTGAATTGGGTGGCTCGCAGGAGACGACTCACATTGTTGGGTGTGCTGGTTGTTTTTATCATAAGTGTGGTTGTCAGTGCCGTCACTTTGAAAACGGAATTTATGCCGGCGTCCGACAACAACGAAATTGGCATTACCGTGGAGATGCCTACCGGAACCCGTATGGAGGTTGCCCGGGAGGCAGGCCACAGGATAGCGCGGGGGATGCAGGAAAAATATCCGGAGATCGAGATCATCTCTTTCAGCGTGGGCGCGGCTTCGGAAGATAACACCTGGGCAGCCATGCAGGATAATGCCTCCAATATCATGACCTATACGATGCGTCTGACGGAGGCCAAGAACAGGAAAAAGACCATCTATGACATATCTGACGAAATACGTCAGGACCTTGCCAATATGCCGGAGTTGCATCGTTTCCGGGTAATGCCGGGTGGAGGCGATATGGGAATGACCGGTGGAAGTAATGTCGCGTTGAATATCTACGGGTATGATCTTGCAGCCACCGACCAACTCGCTGCCGAGATGAGAACCAAACTGGAAGGCGTGAAAGGATTGCGCGACATCACGGTATCGAGAAAAGATTACCGGATGGAGTACCAGATACAGTTCGACCGTGAGAAATTAGCGTTGAACGGACTGAACATGAGTACGGCGGCCAATGCTATCAGAAACAGGATCAACGGTCTTGTCATGTCACGTTTCCGTGAAGAAGGAGAAGAGTATGATATCCGGGTACGGTATGAAGAACAATACCGCCAGTCCATTGAAGATATCGAAAATATATTGATATACAACACGATGGGAGCCGGTGTGAGGGTACGTGACCTGGGGACAGTAATAGAAACTTCTACACTGCCGCAGATCGACCGTCAGGATCGCCAGCGTATTGTCACGGTGACCGGTACCATTTACGGTCGTGCCCTGAGTGAGGTGGTGACCGATGTAAATACCATTATGGCCGAAGCAGATCTGCCGGCAGGAGTGCAGATGGAGATAGGTGGATCCCTGGAAGACCAGCAGGAGTCATTTTCACAGTTGGGACTTCTTCTTATGATCGTTTCTCTGCTGGTATATATTGTATTGGCATCGCAGTTCGAATCGCTCACCTATCCGTTTATGATTATCCTCACCGTGCCGTTCGCCTTTACCGGCTCCATCCTCTTCCTTGCCCTTACGGGAGAACCACTCGGTATTATGGGATTTGTCGGGTTGATCATGCTTGTGGGAATGGTGGTGAAAAACGCCATCGTGTTGATCGACTACATCAACCTGAACCGGGAGAGAGGTATGTCCATTATCACGGCGGTAGTCCATGGAGGCCGTTCGAGGTTGCGTCCCGTATTGATGACCACCCTTACCACTATCCTGGGTATGGTTCCGTTGGCAATAGGTACAGGGCAGGGATCAGAGATGTGGAAATCACTGGGTATCTCCATTATCGGAGGTATGACCTTCTCCACCATCATTACCCTTATACTGATCCCGGCGCTCTATTCCATGATGGCAGGCTACGGTGTGCGCAGAAGACGCAGGAAACACCGCCGCGCGGTATTGATTGGTTAA
- a CDS encoding efflux RND transporter periplasmic adaptor subunit, with product MKRYSLLRITPLLAVALLASCGGGDRTGNAESEAIQKTKVRVEEVQLVPVDQISTFTATVEADQVNNIAPAMGGRIREIRVDVGSQVRRGQALVTMDKANLSQQQTQVATLKRDYERYKELYEVGGISKQQLDQAKTQLDVAEYALNNLDENTTLTSPVNGVVTARNYDPGDVAGQSPILTIESINPVKVKVNVSESYYSQVVKGMPVEVQVDALGGEVFQGSVSLIHPTLDPVSHTFTVEISVPNGDQRLRPGMFARVKMNFGTNERPLLSDRAVLKQVGSNDRYVFVEKDGKAIYTLVQLGVRINDKYEIVSGLNDGDKVIVQGNTGLIDGVEVEVID from the coding sequence ATGAAACGATACAGTTTATTGAGAATAACTCCTTTACTGGCAGTTGCACTGCTTGCTTCCTGCGGAGGAGGAGACCGTACCGGGAACGCTGAAAGCGAAGCTATCCAGAAGACAAAGGTACGTGTGGAAGAGGTTCAATTGGTACCGGTGGATCAGATATCGACCTTTACCGCTACGGTAGAGGCTGATCAGGTGAATAATATTGCTCCCGCCATGGGAGGCCGCATTCGTGAAATCAGGGTGGATGTTGGTTCGCAAGTCCGTCGCGGACAGGCGTTGGTAACCATGGATAAGGCAAATCTTTCACAACAACAGACACAGGTAGCCACGTTGAAAAGGGACTATGAACGCTATAAAGAGCTGTATGAAGTAGGTGGTATTTCCAAACAGCAACTCGACCAGGCAAAGACCCAACTCGATGTGGCGGAGTATGCCCTGAATAATCTGGATGAGAATACTACGCTGACCAGTCCCGTAAACGGAGTGGTGACTGCTCGTAATTACGATCCGGGAGATGTAGCCGGACAGTCCCCCATCCTCACCATCGAGAGTATCAATCCCGTAAAGGTAAAGGTCAATGTCTCGGAGTCTTATTATAGCCAGGTGGTAAAGGGAATGCCGGTAGAAGTACAGGTAGATGCCCTGGGAGGAGAAGTGTTCCAGGGAAGCGTATCGTTGATACATCCCACGCTCGACCCCGTTTCGCACACTTTTACAGTAGAGATATCGGTGCCTAACGGCGACCAGCGGTTACGTCCCGGTATGTTTGCCCGTGTGAAGATGAACTTCGGTACCAATGAACGCCCGTTGCTTTCCGACAGGGCTGTATTGAAGCAGGTAGGTTCTAACGACCGTTATGTGTTCGTGGAAAAAGACGGAAAAGCAATCTACACTTTGGTACAACTGGGAGTCCGTATCAACGATAAATATGAGATCGTTTCCGGCCTGAATGACGGGGATAAAGTGATCGTGCAAGGTAATACCGGTCTGATTGACGGAGTTGAAGTGGAAGTTATAGATTAA
- a CDS encoding TolC family protein, producing MNLRSIILLLLILPGLAGLSTATAQQTDSLQIDLDRALEIALSENPTVKVADMEITKKQYARKSAYGALMPQMDLIGQYQRAIKRQTVYFDEGFGMGGGDIDPGDYTEEELQILQVLQKVMMPGGGTDSGEGIQMGRFNVWSAGLNVSLPLVVPSLWKNIQMTEVDIQLAMEQARASRINLMNQVKKSFFSLLLAQDSHDVFRKTYETDSINLENIRNRYNQGVVAEYDVITADVRLKSLIPSILQSENMMKIAELQLKMLMGIDGDIPLKVVGSLDDYEKSMFDAIIPADTSLINNSDIKQFDLQAEQAQKAYELQKLQYAPSLVTSFNWTYMSQNNDFKFNTYRWDPYSMLGFTLQIPLFSGGQRYHNVKQAQIQLWQLDEQRKDVERGLKLSIRNNYDLIHKNIEQVVATQSSVEQARKGHEITLKRYETGMGTIVDVNAAALAVLNAELQYRNAIYDYLSAKADLEKVLGYDITPVNIE from the coding sequence ATGAATCTACGAAGTATAATACTATTATTACTGATACTACCGGGTCTTGCCGGTTTATCGACGGCAACAGCACAGCAAACCGATAGTTTGCAGATCGATTTGGACCGTGCATTGGAAATCGCTTTGAGTGAGAATCCCACGGTGAAGGTTGCCGATATGGAGATCACCAAGAAGCAGTATGCGAGGAAGTCGGCTTACGGGGCCCTTATGCCTCAGATGGATCTGATCGGGCAATACCAGCGCGCTATCAAAAGACAGACGGTCTACTTTGACGAAGGTTTCGGCATGGGAGGCGGAGATATTGACCCCGGGGATTATACCGAAGAAGAATTACAGATACTGCAGGTATTGCAAAAAGTGATGATGCCTGGCGGCGGTACTGATAGTGGTGAAGGGATCCAGATGGGGCGTTTTAACGTTTGGTCAGCCGGACTGAATGTGAGTCTGCCATTGGTAGTTCCTTCGCTATGGAAAAATATCCAGATGACCGAGGTGGATATCCAACTCGCTATGGAGCAGGCCCGTGCGTCGCGTATCAACCTGATGAACCAAGTAAAGAAATCATTTTTCAGCCTGTTGCTGGCGCAGGATAGCCACGACGTTTTCAGGAAAACTTACGAGACCGATTCCATCAACCTCGAGAATATCCGTAACCGGTATAATCAGGGAGTGGTGGCCGAGTATGATGTGATCACCGCCGACGTGCGGCTCAAAAGCCTTATACCCAGTATCCTTCAGTCGGAGAATATGATGAAGATCGCTGAATTGCAACTGAAGATGCTGATGGGGATCGATGGCGACATACCGCTGAAAGTGGTGGGTTCTTTGGATGATTATGAGAAGAGCATGTTCGATGCCATCATTCCGGCGGATACTTCGCTTATCAACAATAGTGATATCAAGCAGTTCGACCTGCAGGCCGAACAGGCACAAAAAGCCTATGAGTTGCAGAAACTGCAGTATGCTCCTTCACTGGTGACCTCTTTCAACTGGACCTACATGAGTCAGAACAATGACTTCAAGTTCAATACTTATCGTTGGGATCCCTATTCCATGCTGGGCTTCACGCTCCAGATACCTCTCTTTAGCGGCGGACAACGTTACCATAATGTGAAACAGGCACAGATACAGCTATGGCAACTCGATGAACAACGCAAGGATGTGGAAAGGGGGCTCAAGTTGTCGATCAGGAACAATTACGACCTTATCCACAAAAATATTGAACAGGTGGTAGCTACGCAATCATCCGTGGAACAAGCCCGCAAGGGCCATGAGATTACCCTGAAGCGGTACGAGACGGGAATGGGTACTATCGTGGATGTCAACGCGGCGGCATTGGCCGTGCTGAACGCCGAACTGCAGTACAGGAACGCCATCTACGACTATCTCTCGGCTAAAGCCGATCTGGAGAAAGTGCTGGGGTATGATATTACGCCGGTAAATATAGAATAA
- a CDS encoding TetR/AcrR family transcriptional regulator, producing MDIKERIIEKASRLFQQYGIKNVSMDEIASSLGISKRTIYENFKDKEDILLSALLRFKQERDKHFIALLGQSPNVVDVFIKIIEEHQHMPICNVRFFEDIQKYYPRAAKLIREHVETNNNYLRDFLRQGIKEGYIREDLDVNVAAFLVEETTYTYIRASYLEKPPFSFQDLFYTMMINFVRGILTGKGIRIIDAYLEQQRTGK from the coding sequence ATGGATATAAAGGAAAGAATTATTGAAAAAGCGAGCCGTCTGTTCCAGCAATATGGTATAAAGAATGTATCGATGGACGAGATCGCTTCCTCGCTGGGTATCTCGAAAAGGACCATTTATGAAAACTTCAAGGACAAGGAAGATATCTTGTTGTCGGCGCTTCTTCGCTTTAAGCAGGAAAGGGACAAGCATTTTATTGCTCTTCTCGGACAGAGCCCCAATGTGGTAGATGTGTTTATCAAAATCATCGAGGAGCATCAGCATATGCCCATCTGTAATGTGAGGTTTTTCGAGGATATCCAGAAATATTATCCCCGGGCCGCTAAGCTGATCAGGGAGCATGTTGAAACCAATAATAACTACCTGCGGGATTTTCTGCGACAGGGAATTAAGGAGGGGTATATCCGGGAGGACTTGGATGTGAATGTGGCTGCTTTTCTGGTAGAAGAGACCACTTACACCTATATCCGCGCCTCTTATCTTGAGAAGCCGCCCTTCTCGTTTCAAGATCTCTTTTACACAATGATGATCAACTTTGTGCGGGGTATATTGACAGGGAAAGGGATCAGGATCATAGACGCGTACTTAGAACAACAAAGAACAGGTAAGTAA
- a CDS encoding LytR/AlgR family response regulator transcription factor, translating to MKLSLTYIPLRLLPVIVLGVMYALLQTAAFLPIVSFPLGLLLLKSCIDAIILLGMGMLLAVIIPSSNYVRLDVFQRFINYFALGFLYISIWVLFGYLSSILLLGNENRDEIRSLIPLSAFIGLFMYVIHVQIIHFRMIQRETEKERQKEEEPETDSAEPHADREKENSNGESEVLERVAVKIGQKIHVILVPDIVYIQSDGDYVQIVTHQNRFLKEETMKYFEAGLPSSQFVRVHRSYIVNVEKILRIEMYEKQNQMLTLKNGDKIRASVAGYKALRAVLNL from the coding sequence ATGAAGCTCTCATTGACGTATATACCCTTACGACTGTTACCAGTGATAGTCCTGGGCGTAATGTACGCCCTATTGCAAACGGCGGCATTTCTCCCGATTGTCTCCTTTCCCCTTGGTTTGCTTTTACTAAAGAGTTGCATTGATGCGATCATCTTACTGGGAATGGGGATGCTGCTGGCAGTCATCATTCCGTCTTCCAACTATGTGAGATTAGATGTCTTTCAGCGGTTTATCAATTATTTCGCATTGGGGTTCCTCTATATATCCATATGGGTACTCTTTGGTTATCTCTCTTCCATCCTTCTGCTCGGTAATGAAAACAGGGATGAGATTCGTTCACTTATTCCGTTGTCCGCTTTTATCGGCCTGTTTATGTATGTGATACATGTGCAAATAATCCATTTCAGGATGATACAAAGGGAAACTGAAAAGGAGAGGCAGAAAGAAGAGGAGCCGGAAACAGACTCTGCGGAACCGCACGCCGACAGGGAAAAAGAGAATAGCAATGGAGAGAGCGAAGTGCTGGAACGGGTAGCGGTAAAGATTGGTCAGAAGATACACGTGATTCTTGTCCCTGATATTGTCTATATCCAATCCGACGGCGATTATGTGCAGATAGTCACCCACCAGAACAGGTTTCTCAAAGAAGAGACCATGAAGTATTTCGAAGCGGGATTACCTTCGTCACAGTTTGTGAGAGTGCACCGTTCTTATATTGTAAATGTGGAAAAGATACTTCGTATTGAGATGTACGAAAAACAGAACCAGATGCTTACCCTTAAGAATGGAGACAAGATCAGGGCCAGCGTTGCGGGCTACAAGGCGTTGCGGGCCGTGCTGAACCTCTGA
- a CDS encoding LiaF transmembrane domain-containing protein — protein sequence MEINSCFTFHHSPKSKGIIFGLLLIIAGLLFLSFNFGWIDAALRPILFSWPMIFIVLSIISFSKRDYSFGVIWLIAGLFFLLPRIAEAYPGFISGVDTDFARIYWPVLLILLGLVLVFRIGSGRGRRQHGYKQIGADSTENVNGRIDKSVLFGGSESIFLDPIFNGGSINATFGGVVLDLRRTTLPEGETFLDIDATFGGVELYIPGDWWIETRFQTVLGGVEDNRIISQPDHTRKLILQGNLTFGGCEIR from the coding sequence ATGGAAATAAATTCATGTTTTACATTTCATCATTCGCCAAAGTCGAAAGGGATTATTTTCGGTCTGTTGTTGATTATAGCCGGATTGCTGTTTCTATCATTTAATTTCGGATGGATTGATGCCGCCCTCAGGCCTATCCTGTTTTCATGGCCGATGATCTTTATTGTACTTTCCATTATCAGTTTTTCCAAAAGAGATTATTCTTTCGGGGTGATTTGGTTGATCGCGGGACTCTTCTTCCTGCTTCCCCGTATAGCGGAAGCTTATCCGGGATTTATCAGCGGCGTTGATACGGATTTTGCCCGTATCTATTGGCCGGTATTGCTCATCCTCCTGGGACTTGTGCTTGTTTTCAGGATAGGTTCCGGCAGGGGTAGGAGGCAGCACGGATACAAACAGATAGGAGCCGATTCTACAGAAAACGTAAACGGGAGAATAGACAAAAGCGTGCTGTTCGGCGGTTCCGAGAGTATTTTCTTAGACCCTATTTTCAACGGCGGCAGCATAAACGCCACTTTTGGCGGTGTGGTGCTTGACCTGAGAAGAACCACGCTCCCGGAAGGAGAGACCTTTCTCGATATTGACGCCACTTTTGGGGGTGTGGAGCTCTATATTCCCGGTGATTGGTGGATCGAGACACGATTTCAGACTGTTCTGGGAGGTGTTGAAGATAATCGGATCATTTCCCAGCCCGATCATACCCGAAAGCTGATCCTGCAAGGCAATCTGACCTTTGGAGGATGCGAAATACGGTAG